A window of Streptomyces marispadix contains these coding sequences:
- a CDS encoding carboxymuconolactone decarboxylase family protein, giving the protein MARISLDPPRSAVLRMAEWYSRRKYGRTMDPLKATGHNPKVLGAVALYESRVAKWRALDPGLKHLAEMVTAARIGCSWCVDFGYWLAEDLGMPMEKIRYVPAWREHRERFGELELLVMEFAEAMTETEPTVTDAMTEELIRRLGERAFVELTAMVAVENHRSRINAALGLVGQGFSEQCAVQPVQPVRRGAAGDADS; this is encoded by the coding sequence ATGGCACGCATCTCGCTCGATCCGCCGCGCAGCGCCGTCCTGCGCATGGCCGAGTGGTACTCGCGCCGCAAGTACGGCAGGACGATGGACCCGCTGAAGGCCACCGGGCACAACCCCAAGGTGCTGGGCGCCGTGGCCCTCTACGAGTCGCGCGTCGCGAAGTGGCGCGCCCTCGACCCCGGCCTGAAGCACCTCGCCGAGATGGTCACCGCCGCCCGCATCGGCTGCTCGTGGTGCGTGGACTTCGGCTACTGGCTCGCCGAGGACCTGGGCATGCCGATGGAGAAGATCCGGTACGTGCCCGCCTGGCGGGAACATCGCGAGCGCTTCGGCGAACTGGAGCTGCTCGTCATGGAGTTCGCGGAGGCCATGACGGAGACCGAGCCCACGGTGACCGACGCGATGACGGAGGAGCTGATCCGCAGGCTGGGGGAGCGGGCCTTCGTCGAGCTGACCGCGATGGTGGCCGTGGAGAACCACCGTTCGCGGATCAACGCCGCGCTGGGGCTGGTCGGTCAGGGCTTCTCCGAGCAGTGCGCCGTGCAGCCCGTACAGCCGGTACGGAGGGGAGCGGCCGGAGACGCGGACTCCTGA